The Streptomyces sp. CC0208 genome window below encodes:
- a CDS encoding LacI family DNA-binding transcriptional regulator: protein MASHGARSRSGGRPTLEEVAARAGVGRGTVSRVINGSPRVSDATRAAVEAAVAELGYVPNTAARALAANRTNAIALVVPEPETRFFAEPYFSDMLKGVGAEISETEMQLLLIFAGSDRERRRLAQYLAAHRVDGVLLVSVHADDPLPDLLSQLEIPAVISGPRSAAETLPSVDSDNYGGGRSAVEHLLAGGRRTIAHITGRLDVYGAQRRVDGYRDALRDAGHEVDERLIEPGDFTEEGGRRAMTNLLARRPDLDAVFAGSDVMAAGARQVLREEGRGIPSDVALIGYDDSAIARHMDPPLTSVRQPIEEMGRHMIDLLLSEIADRRPAVSRGLERRQVVLATELVERASS from the coding sequence ATGGCAAGCCACGGAGCGCGGAGCCGAAGCGGTGGCCGGCCCACCCTCGAGGAGGTCGCCGCACGCGCCGGCGTCGGCCGGGGCACCGTTTCCCGGGTGATCAACGGCTCGCCCCGGGTCAGTGACGCCACACGTGCGGCCGTCGAGGCGGCCGTCGCGGAGCTCGGGTACGTCCCCAACACGGCCGCACGCGCCCTGGCGGCCAACCGTACGAACGCGATCGCGCTGGTCGTGCCCGAGCCGGAGACACGGTTCTTCGCGGAGCCGTACTTCTCGGACATGCTTAAGGGCGTCGGCGCCGAGATCTCGGAAACCGAGATGCAGCTCCTGCTGATCTTCGCCGGTAGCGACCGCGAACGCCGCCGGCTGGCCCAGTACCTGGCCGCGCACCGGGTCGACGGCGTCCTGCTGGTGTCGGTGCACGCCGACGACCCGCTGCCCGACCTGCTCTCCCAGCTGGAGATCCCGGCGGTCATCAGCGGCCCGCGCTCGGCGGCGGAAACGCTCCCGTCCGTGGACTCCGACAACTACGGCGGCGGGCGCTCGGCCGTGGAGCACCTCCTGGCCGGCGGCCGCCGCACGATCGCGCATATCACCGGCCGCCTCGACGTGTACGGCGCCCAGCGGCGCGTCGACGGCTACCGGGACGCGCTGCGCGACGCGGGCCACGAGGTGGACGAGCGGCTGATCGAGCCCGGTGACTTCACCGAGGAGGGCGGCCGCCGGGCGATGACGAACCTGCTGGCCCGCCGCCCCGACCTGGACGCGGTCTTCGCCGGCTCGGACGTCATGGCGGCCGGCGCCCGCCAGGTCCTGCGCGAGGAGGGCCGCGGCATCCCCTCGGACGTGGCCCTGATCGGCTACGACGACTCGGCCATAGCGCGCCACATGGACCCGCCCCTCACCAGCGTCCGCCAGCCCATCGAGGAGATGGGCCGCCACATGATCGACCTGCTCCTCTCGGAGATCGCCGACCGCCGCCCGGCGGTGTCCCGGGGACTGGAGCGCAGGCAGGTCGTCCTGGCCACGGAACTGGTGGAGCGGGCCTCGTCCTGA
- a CDS encoding serine/threonine protein kinase: MTAHPLLDVDEVPETEPYLRSVGEVFRSFREQDSGCLSHGVRLPDGSRWFVKEATTERGRRSLDRAWAFHGTVRHPAIVPQLHRIAVGDRRTAVVMPWHDGEILYDPTARARFRALPLARVHHALDRVLDAHLAVEAAGQVAVDLYDGAFLYDFDAHELRLIDLDDYRPGPFVLTEDRLPGSTRFMAPEEWRRGATIDTRTTVHVLGRTARLLLDAGPGEDAFRGTAAQLAVVERATRSVPGERFGGVRELVEAWRAAS, from the coding sequence ATGACTGCCCATCCCCTGCTGGACGTTGACGAGGTCCCCGAGACCGAGCCGTACCTGCGGAGCGTGGGCGAGGTGTTCCGTTCCTTCCGCGAACAGGACTCCGGCTGCCTCTCCCACGGCGTCCGGCTCCCCGACGGCAGCCGCTGGTTCGTGAAGGAGGCCACCACCGAGCGGGGCCGGCGCTCCCTCGACCGCGCCTGGGCCTTCCACGGGACCGTCCGGCATCCGGCGATCGTCCCGCAGCTGCACCGGATCGCCGTGGGGGACCGCCGTACGGCCGTCGTCATGCCGTGGCACGACGGCGAGATCCTCTACGACCCCACGGCCCGCGCCCGCTTCCGCGCCCTGCCCCTCGCCCGCGTCCACCACGCCCTGGACCGGGTGCTGGACGCCCACCTCGCCGTCGAGGCCGCGGGCCAGGTCGCCGTCGACCTCTACGACGGTGCGTTCCTCTACGACTTCGACGCCCACGAGCTCCGCCTGATCGACCTCGACGACTACCGCCCGGGCCCGTTCGTCCTGACCGAGGACCGCCTCCCCGGCTCCACCCGCTTCATGGCGCCCGAGGAGTGGCGGCGCGGTGCCACGATCGACACCCGCACCACCGTCCATGTCCTCGGCCGCACCGCCCGCCTGCTCCTGGACGCCGGCCCGGGCGAGGACGCCTTCCGCGGTACGGCCGCACAGCTCGCGGTCGTGGAGCGCGCCACGCGTTCCGTACCCGGCGAACGGTTCGGTGGCGTACGGGAGTTGGTGGAGGCGTGGCGGGCGGCGTCGTAG
- a CDS encoding SDR family oxidoreductase, producing MRVFVTGATGFVGSAVTRELLHAGHEVVGLARSDRSVEALKAAGAEVHRGDLTDLDSLRRGAEAADGVAHLAFIHDFTNLTASGEADLKAIEAVGEVLEGTGKPFVVTSGLLTAPGRVGTEEDPADPGSPGHHRLASEVATLALAERGVSASVLRLPPSVHGEGDLGFVPMFIDHARDKGVSAMVGDGSNHWAAVHRLDAARLFRLALEAAPAGVRLHAIGDEGVPFHEIAETIGRGLDVPVASVAPEEATDHFGWLGRFAAIDMRASAARTRELLGWRPEHAALIPDLEAGHYFKTA from the coding sequence ATGCGTGTATTTGTCACCGGTGCGACCGGCTTCGTCGGTTCCGCCGTCACCCGTGAACTGCTCCACGCCGGGCACGAGGTCGTCGGCCTGGCCCGCTCGGACCGGTCCGTGGAGGCGCTGAAGGCCGCGGGCGCGGAGGTGCACCGCGGGGACCTGACCGACCTCGACAGTCTGCGCCGGGGCGCGGAGGCGGCGGACGGGGTCGCGCACCTGGCGTTCATCCACGACTTCACCAACCTGACCGCCTCGGGCGAGGCCGACCTCAAGGCGATCGAGGCCGTCGGCGAGGTGCTCGAAGGCACCGGCAAGCCCTTCGTGGTCACCTCGGGACTGCTGACCGCACCGGGACGCGTCGGCACCGAGGAGGACCCGGCCGACCCCGGCTCCCCCGGCCATCACCGGCTCGCCTCCGAGGTCGCGACGCTCGCGCTCGCCGAACGCGGGGTGAGCGCGTCGGTGCTGAGGCTCCCCCCGAGCGTGCACGGCGAGGGCGACCTCGGCTTCGTGCCCATGTTCATCGACCACGCGCGCGACAAGGGCGTCTCCGCCATGGTGGGCGACGGCTCCAACCACTGGGCGGCCGTCCACCGGCTCGACGCGGCCCGGCTGTTCCGGCTGGCGCTGGAGGCGGCCCCGGCGGGCGTGCGGCTGCACGCGATCGGCGACGAGGGGGTGCCCTTCCACGAGATCGCCGAGACCATCGGGCGTGGGCTCGACGTGCCGGTCGCGAGCGTCGCCCCCGAGGAGGCGACGGACCACTTCGGCTGGCTCGGCCGCTTCGCCGCCATCGACATGCGGGCCTCGGCCGCACGCACCCGGGAGCTGCTCGGCTGGCGGCCGGAGCACGCCGCACTGATCCCGGACCTGGAGGCCGGCCACTACTTCAAGACCGCCTGA
- a CDS encoding LysR family transcriptional regulator: MTDLDLRLVRYFTAVAEHRHFGRAADALHVTQPSLSRQIRRLEQQLGARLLERTPQGSRLTEAGEVFLPRAKALLRSAAQAASLARAAAEPSRITVGYTAGIIVTPAVRALRERFPDADVRTAHVDWGERTTVLPELRVDVLVTRLPFPTDGAQVTVLYEEPRVLVLPVGHRLAGKEFVTLDDIADEPLVRVADPVWNAYWRIDPRPDGRPAPDGPLAHALEDKFELVASGQALSITALPRAGTLRPDVTAVPLHGVEPAHVVLATRAEERSRLVAAFRKAAGTFLKPSDS, encoded by the coding sequence ATGACCGACCTCGACCTCCGGCTGGTCCGGTACTTCACGGCCGTCGCCGAGCACCGGCACTTCGGCCGGGCCGCCGACGCGCTGCACGTCACGCAGCCGTCGCTGAGCCGGCAGATCCGCCGCCTTGAGCAGCAGCTGGGCGCGCGACTGCTGGAGCGGACCCCGCAGGGCAGCCGGCTCACCGAGGCGGGAGAGGTCTTCCTGCCCCGGGCGAAGGCACTGCTGCGTTCGGCGGCCCAGGCGGCGAGCCTGGCCCGGGCGGCCGCCGAGCCGAGCCGGATCACCGTGGGGTACACGGCGGGGATCATCGTCACCCCGGCGGTGCGCGCCCTGCGTGAGCGCTTCCCGGACGCCGACGTCAGGACCGCGCACGTCGACTGGGGCGAGCGGACCACGGTCCTGCCCGAGCTCAGGGTCGACGTCCTGGTGACGCGGCTGCCCTTCCCGACCGACGGGGCGCAGGTGACGGTCCTCTACGAGGAGCCCCGGGTGCTGGTGCTCCCGGTCGGCCACCGTCTCGCCGGCAAGGAGTTCGTCACGCTCGACGACATCGCCGACGAGCCGCTGGTCCGGGTGGCCGACCCGGTCTGGAACGCGTACTGGCGCATCGACCCCCGGCCGGACGGCCGCCCGGCGCCCGACGGACCCCTGGCCCACGCGCTGGAGGACAAGTTCGAACTCGTCGCCTCCGGACAGGCCCTGTCCATCACGGCGTTGCCCCGGGCCGGCACGCTCCGGCCCGATGTCACCGCGGTCCCGCTGCACGGTGTCGAGCCGGCCCATGTCGTCCTCGCGACCCGCGCCGAGGAGCGGAGCCGGCTGGTCGCGGCCTTCCGCAAGGCCGCGGGGACCTTCCTGAAGCCGTCCGACTCCTGA
- the orn gene encoding oligoribonuclease, with amino-acid sequence MNDRMVWIDCEMTGLSLSDDALIEVAALVTDSELNVLGDGVDIVIRPPDQALETMPEVVRQMHTVSGLLDELAGGTTLADAEEQVLAYVREHVKEPGKAPLCGNSVGTDRGFLLRDMPTLEDYLHYRIVDVSSVKELARRWYPRAYFNSPDKNGNHRALADIRESIAELRYYREAIFVPQPGPDSETAKTIAARHVLPAQ; translated from the coding sequence ATGAACGATCGCATGGTGTGGATCGACTGCGAGATGACCGGCCTCTCGCTGTCCGACGACGCGCTCATCGAGGTTGCCGCCCTCGTCACCGACTCCGAGCTCAACGTGCTCGGCGACGGTGTGGACATCGTCATCCGCCCCCCGGACCAGGCGCTGGAGACGATGCCGGAGGTGGTGCGTCAGATGCACACCGTGTCCGGGCTGCTCGACGAGCTGGCCGGCGGGACGACCCTCGCCGACGCCGAGGAGCAGGTCCTCGCCTACGTCCGCGAGCATGTCAAGGAACCCGGCAAGGCCCCGTTGTGCGGCAACTCCGTCGGCACCGACCGCGGTTTCCTGCTCCGGGACATGCCCACCCTGGAGGACTACCTCCACTACCGCATCGTGGACGTCAGCTCCGTCAAGGAGCTCGCCCGGCGCTGGTACCCGCGGGCCTACTTCAACAGCCCGGACAAGAACGGCAACCACCGCGCCCTCGCCGACATCCGGGAGTCCATCGCGGAGCTGCGCTACTACCGCGAGGCGATCTTCGTCCCGCAGCCCGGACCCGACTCCGAGACCGCGAAGACGATCGCCGCGAGGCACGTGCTGCCTGCGCAATAA
- a CDS encoding helix-turn-helix domain-containing protein, whose translation MSHDSTAAPEAAARKLSGRRRKEIVAVLLFSGGPIFESSIPLSVFGIDRQDAGVPRYRLLVCGGEEGPLRTTGGLELTAPHGLEAISRAGTVVVPAWRSITSPPPEEALDALRRAHEEGARIVGLCTGAFVLAAAGLLDGRPATTHWMYAPTLAKRYPSVHVDPRELFVDDGDVLTSAGTAAGIDLCLHIVRTDHGNEAAGALARRLVVPPRRSGGQERYLDRSLPEEIGADPLAEVVAWALEHLHEQFDVETLAARAYMSRRTFDRRFRSLTGSAPLQWLITQRVLQAQRLLETSDYSVDEVAGRCGFRSPVALRGHFRRQLGSSPAAYRAAYRARRPQGDRPVDSDGPVGGPTGPTPSAPVPLHPESGPVPLQTRRTPAPVGPPSDNGRELYVGGGRASLPGQRSGA comes from the coding sequence ATGAGCCACGACTCCACTGCCGCGCCGGAAGCCGCGGCCCGGAAGCTTTCCGGGCGACGCCGCAAGGAGATCGTCGCGGTGCTGCTGTTCAGCGGCGGCCCCATCTTCGAGAGTTCCATACCGTTGTCGGTGTTCGGGATTGACCGCCAGGACGCCGGCGTGCCGCGCTACCGACTGTTGGTGTGCGGCGGCGAGGAAGGCCCACTGCGGACCACAGGGGGCCTGGAACTCACCGCACCGCATGGCCTGGAAGCGATCTCACGCGCGGGCACGGTCGTCGTACCGGCCTGGCGCTCGATCACTTCACCGCCACCGGAGGAAGCGCTCGACGCACTGCGCCGAGCGCACGAAGAGGGCGCCCGCATAGTAGGGCTGTGCACCGGCGCCTTCGTGCTGGCGGCGGCGGGCCTGCTGGACGGCCGCCCCGCGACGACACACTGGATGTACGCACCGACGCTGGCCAAGCGCTACCCGTCGGTGCACGTCGATCCACGAGAACTCTTCGTGGACGACGGCGACGTACTGACCTCGGCCGGTACCGCGGCCGGAATCGACCTCTGTCTCCACATCGTGCGGACGGACCACGGCAACGAGGCGGCAGGGGCCCTGGCCCGCCGACTGGTGGTCCCGCCGCGCCGCTCGGGCGGTCAGGAGCGCTACCTCGACAGGTCTTTACCGGAGGAGATCGGCGCCGACCCGCTCGCCGAGGTCGTCGCCTGGGCGCTGGAGCACCTCCACGAGCAGTTCGACGTGGAGACGCTGGCGGCGCGGGCGTACATGAGCCGTCGTACGTTCGACCGCCGGTTCCGCTCGCTGACGGGTTCGGCCCCGCTGCAGTGGCTGATCACCCAGCGGGTGCTGCAGGCACAGCGTCTCCTGGAGACGTCGGACTACTCGGTGGACGAGGTCGCGGGTCGCTGCGGCTTCCGCTCGCCGGTGGCGCTGCGCGGGCACTTCCGGCGGCAGCTGGGCTCGTCCCCGGCCGCCTACCGGGCCGCGTACCGGGCCCGCCGTCCGCAGGGCGACAGGCCCGTGGACAGCGACGGTCCGGTGGGGGGCCCGACGGGTCCCACGCCCAGCGCGCCCGTCCCGCTGCACCCGGAGAGCGGTCCGGTACCGCTCCAGACCCGCCGCACCCCGGCCCCCGTGGGCCCGCCCTCCGACAACGGCCGCGAGCTGTACGTCGGCGGAGGCCGGGCGAGCCTTCCGGGGCAGCGCAGCGGCGCGTGA
- a CDS encoding universal stress protein, translating to MAGHEFFEPADRKRPVADPTAAEPLAAEESRHSCDPAFKHGVVVGFDGSTSSERALAYAIGMAHRSGSGLIIVHVANRLPTTVWAGCEPPVFVDVPDHRTEVLGLELACADYLAEVPWILVERGGDICHELEEVGREYEADAIVVGSTHGIVGRIFGSVAGRLAKRAKRPVIVIP from the coding sequence ATGGCCGGTCACGAATTCTTCGAACCAGCGGACCGCAAGCGGCCTGTCGCCGATCCCACGGCGGCCGAGCCCCTGGCGGCGGAAGAGTCACGCCACTCCTGCGACCCCGCCTTCAAGCACGGCGTCGTGGTGGGCTTCGACGGCTCCACGTCCAGCGAGCGCGCTCTCGCCTACGCGATCGGCATGGCCCATCGCTCCGGCTCGGGCCTGATCATCGTGCATGTCGCCAACCGGCTGCCCACCACCGTGTGGGCCGGCTGCGAGCCACCGGTCTTCGTCGACGTGCCCGACCACCGCACCGAGGTGCTCGGCCTGGAGCTCGCCTGCGCGGACTACCTGGCCGAGGTCCCCTGGATCCTCGTGGAGCGCGGCGGGGACATCTGCCACGAACTCGAGGAGGTCGGGCGGGAGTACGAGGCGGACGCGATCGTCGTCGGCTCCACCCACGGCATCGTCGGGCGCATCTTCGGCTCCGTCGCGGGGCGGCTCGCCAAGCGGGCGAAGCGGCCCGTCATCGTCATTCCCTGA
- the glmS gene encoding glutamine--fructose-6-phosphate transaminase (isomerizing): protein MCGIVGYIGKRDVAPLLLEGLQRLEYRGYDSAGIVVTSPKTAGLKMVKAKGRVRDLEAKVPARFKGTTGIAHTRWATHGAPSDVNAHPHMSADLKVAVVHNGIIDNASDLRRKLEADGVEFLSETDTEVLVHLIARSQAEKLEDKVRDTLRVIEGTYGIAVMHADFSDRIVVARNGSPVVLGIGEKEMFVASDIAALVAHTRQIVTLDDGEMATLKADDFRTYTTEGTRTTAEPTTVEWEAASYDMGGHDTYMHKEIHEQADAVDRVLRGRIDDRFSTVHLGGLNLDAREARQIRRVKILGCGTSYHAGMIGAQMIEELARIPADAEPASEFRYRNAVVDPDTLYIAVSQSGETYDVLAAVQELKRKGARVLGVVNVVGSAIAREADGGIYVHAGPEVCVVSTKCFTNTTVAFALLALHLGRTRDLSVRDGKRIIEGLRKLPAQITEMLEQEEHIRKLAEQYAEARSMLFIGRVRGYPVAREASLKLKEVSYIHAEAYPASELKHGPLALIEPALPTVAIVPDDDLLEKNRAALEEIKARSGRILAVAHQHQEKADETIVVPKNEDELDPILMGIPLQLLAYHTALALGRDIDKPRNLAKSVTVE from the coding sequence ATGTGCGGAATTGTCGGATACATCGGGAAGCGCGATGTCGCCCCACTGCTCCTGGAGGGTCTGCAGCGCCTCGAGTACCGCGGCTACGACTCGGCGGGCATCGTCGTCACCTCGCCGAAGACGGCCGGCCTGAAGATGGTCAAGGCCAAGGGCCGGGTGCGCGACCTGGAGGCCAAGGTCCCGGCCCGCTTCAAGGGCACCACCGGCATCGCCCACACCCGCTGGGCCACCCACGGCGCCCCCTCCGACGTGAACGCCCACCCGCACATGTCGGCCGACCTCAAGGTCGCCGTCGTCCACAACGGCATCATCGACAACGCCTCCGACCTGCGCCGCAAGCTGGAGGCGGACGGCGTCGAGTTCCTCTCCGAGACCGACACCGAGGTCCTCGTCCACCTCATCGCGCGCTCCCAGGCGGAGAAGCTGGAGGACAAGGTCCGCGACACCCTGCGGGTGATCGAGGGCACCTACGGCATCGCCGTGATGCACGCCGACTTCAGCGACCGCATCGTGGTGGCCCGAAACGGCTCCCCGGTCGTCCTCGGCATCGGCGAGAAGGAGATGTTCGTCGCCTCCGACATCGCCGCGCTGGTCGCCCACACCCGGCAGATCGTGACGCTGGACGACGGCGAGATGGCCACCCTCAAGGCCGACGACTTCCGCACCTACACGACGGAGGGCACCCGCACGACGGCCGAGCCCACCACCGTCGAGTGGGAGGCCGCCTCCTACGACATGGGCGGCCACGACACCTACATGCACAAGGAGATCCACGAGCAGGCCGACGCCGTGGACCGCGTGCTGCGCGGCCGCATCGACGACCGCTTCTCCACCGTGCACCTCGGCGGCCTCAACCTGGACGCCCGCGAGGCCCGCCAGATCCGCCGCGTGAAGATCCTCGGCTGTGGCACCTCGTACCACGCGGGCATGATCGGCGCCCAGATGATCGAGGAGCTGGCCCGGATCCCCGCGGACGCCGAGCCCGCCTCCGAGTTCCGCTACCGCAACGCGGTCGTCGACCCCGACACCCTCTACATCGCCGTCTCCCAGTCCGGTGAGACCTACGACGTCCTCGCGGCCGTCCAGGAGCTGAAGCGCAAGGGCGCGCGGGTTCTGGGCGTGGTGAACGTGGTCGGCTCGGCGATCGCCCGCGAGGCGGACGGCGGCATCTACGTGCATGCGGGCCCCGAGGTCTGCGTGGTCTCCACCAAGTGCTTCACCAACACGACGGTGGCCTTCGCCCTGCTCGCCCTGCACCTGGGCCGCACCCGCGACCTCTCGGTCCGCGACGGCAAGCGGATCATCGAGGGCCTGCGCAAGCTGCCCGCGCAGATCACCGAGATGCTGGAGCAGGAGGAGCACATCAGGAAGCTGGCCGAGCAGTACGCCGAGGCCCGCTCGATGCTCTTCATCGGCCGCGTCCGGGGCTACCCGGTGGCCCGCGAGGCCTCCCTGAAGCTCAAGGAGGTCTCCTACATCCACGCGGAGGCCTACCCCGCCTCCGAGCTCAAGCACGGCCCCCTGGCCCTGATCGAGCCCGCCCTCCCCACGGTCGCGATCGTCCCCGACGACGACCTCCTGGAGAAGAACCGCGCCGCCCTGGAGGAGATCAAGGCCCGCAGCGGCCGCATCCTGGCGGTCGCCCACCAGCACCAGGAGAAGGCCGACGAGACCATCGTGGTCCCGAAGAACGAGGACGAGCTGGACCCGATCCTGATGGGCATCCCCCTCCAACTCCTCGCCTACCACACCGCGTTGGCCCTGGGCCGGGACATCGACAAGCCCAGGAACCTCGCCAAGTCGGTGACGGTCGAGTAG
- a CDS encoding metallophosphoesterase family protein, which translates to MGVPEQLADRMSMAEQHEYLRTRFSRRNVIRGGAVTLGAVAGGAFVPGAVAQAATPTQTFASATTVDGALVAPFGRHLAWGNDPRTEMTVSWQVPVAVKKPFIRIGARPWDLSRKIEAEVRTLYTPAGVGASADHTQYYLHAKLTHLRPGQTYYYGVGHQGFDPAEPHLTGTLGTFTTAPAHKKPFTFTAFGDQGVSYHGLANDSLLLGQNPAFHLHAGDIAYADPAGAGKTADTGFDSRVWDQFLAQTESVAKSVPWMVSYGNHDMEAWYSPNGYGGEEARFTLPDNGPDKAHLPGVYSFVYGNTAIISLDPNDVSFEIPANLGISGGTQTTWFERQLKKYRAAKDIDFVIVFFHHCAYCTSTAHASEGGVRQEWVPLFEKYTVDLVINGHNHQYERTDVIKGDKVAKKLPIGATAYPETEGVVYVTAGAAGRSLYAFTAPDSYEGHLNEQDSVASFVNTKDGKVNETVAWSRVRYLNYSFLRVDVEPAAKGHYARLKVSGIAETGDRIDHFTVARRAK; encoded by the coding sequence ATGGGCGTACCCGAGCAGCTCGCCGACCGCATGAGCATGGCCGAGCAGCACGAGTACCTGCGCACCAGATTCTCCCGCCGCAACGTGATCAGGGGCGGTGCCGTCACGCTGGGCGCCGTCGCCGGCGGCGCGTTCGTCCCGGGCGCCGTCGCCCAGGCCGCCACGCCCACCCAGACCTTCGCCTCCGCCACGACCGTCGACGGCGCCCTTGTCGCCCCCTTCGGCCGCCACCTCGCCTGGGGCAACGACCCGCGCACCGAGATGACCGTCTCCTGGCAGGTGCCGGTCGCGGTCAAGAAGCCCTTCATCCGGATCGGCGCCCGCCCCTGGGACCTCTCCCGCAAGATCGAGGCCGAGGTGCGCACCCTGTACACCCCGGCCGGCGTCGGCGCCAGCGCCGACCACACCCAGTACTACCTGCACGCCAAGCTGACCCACCTGCGCCCCGGCCAGACCTACTACTACGGCGTCGGCCACCAGGGCTTCGACCCCGCCGAGCCGCACCTGACCGGCACCCTGGGCACCTTCACCACCGCGCCCGCCCACAAGAAGCCGTTCACCTTCACGGCCTTCGGCGACCAGGGCGTCAGCTACCACGGCCTGGCCAACGACAGCCTGCTCCTCGGCCAGAACCCGGCCTTCCACCTGCACGCCGGCGACATCGCCTACGCCGACCCGGCCGGCGCGGGCAAGACCGCCGACACCGGCTTCGACTCGCGGGTGTGGGACCAGTTCCTCGCCCAGACCGAGTCGGTCGCCAAGTCCGTGCCGTGGATGGTGAGTTACGGCAACCACGACATGGAGGCCTGGTACTCGCCCAACGGCTACGGCGGCGAGGAGGCCCGCTTCACGCTCCCCGACAACGGGCCGGACAAGGCCCATCTGCCGGGCGTGTACTCCTTCGTCTACGGCAACACCGCGATCATCTCGCTCGACCCGAACGACGTCTCCTTCGAGATCCCGGCCAACCTCGGCATCTCCGGCGGCACCCAGACCACGTGGTTCGAGAGGCAGCTGAAGAAGTACCGGGCCGCGAAGGACATCGACTTCGTCATCGTGTTCTTCCACCACTGCGCCTACTGCACCTCCACCGCGCACGCCTCGGAGGGGGGCGTGCGCCAGGAGTGGGTGCCGCTGTTCGAGAAGTACACCGTGGACCTGGTCATCAACGGCCACAACCACCAGTACGAGCGCACCGACGTCATCAAGGGCGACAAGGTCGCCAAGAAGCTCCCGATTGGCGCGACCGCGTACCCGGAGACCGAGGGGGTCGTGTACGTCACGGCGGGCGCCGCGGGCCGCAGCCTGTACGCGTTCACCGCGCCGGACTCCTACGAGGGCCACCTCAACGAGCAGGACTCCGTCGCCTCCTTCGTCAACACCAAGGACGGCAAGGTCAACGAGACCGTCGCCTGGTCCCGGGTGCGCTACCTCAACTACTCCTTCCTGCGCGTGGACGTGGAGCCCGCCGCCAAGGGCCACTACGCCAGGCTGAAGGTGTCGGGCATCGCCGAGACCGGTGACCGCATCGACCACTTCACGGTGGCGCGCAGGGCGAAGTAA
- a CDS encoding DUF4429 domain-containing protein, giving the protein MAEILQRDGTWVFDGDALRLTPGRDKSVGLLRRSLGELVVPLGALAGISLEQGKKSGRLRLRLRDGADPLLHATGGRLSEPHDPYQLTVESDRYGVAEYFVDEVRGALLLDEVPTDPVTAYLLPGPAVPLSVSAGDGTAAFDGERIRLEWNWKTEDAKASAGPRTLALTDVVAVEWQPAVGLENGHLRFTVRHAPTKAPPKYDPNAVELWGFKKDPLMALVAAAVQARLPHPARAAAIDVRRTPDIRPQTPSSPVGSAEDGHDALLRRLRELGELHRTGVLTDEEFTMAKQAILGRM; this is encoded by the coding sequence ATGGCGGAAATCCTCCAGAGGGACGGCACGTGGGTCTTCGACGGCGACGCTCTGCGGCTGACGCCGGGAAGGGACAAGAGCGTCGGGCTGCTCCGCAGGTCGCTGGGTGAACTCGTCGTGCCACTGGGCGCGTTGGCGGGCATCTCCCTCGAACAGGGCAAGAAGAGCGGCCGGTTGAGGCTGCGACTGCGTGACGGCGCCGATCCCCTGCTGCACGCGACGGGCGGCCGGCTGAGCGAGCCGCACGACCCGTACCAGCTGACCGTCGAGTCGGACCGCTACGGCGTCGCCGAGTACTTCGTGGACGAGGTCCGGGGCGCCCTGCTTCTGGACGAGGTCCCCACCGATCCGGTCACCGCGTACCTGCTCCCCGGCCCGGCCGTGCCCCTGTCCGTCTCCGCCGGCGACGGCACCGCCGCCTTCGACGGGGAGCGCATCCGTCTGGAGTGGAACTGGAAGACGGAGGACGCCAAGGCTTCCGCCGGGCCCCGCACCCTCGCCCTGACCGACGTCGTCGCCGTGGAGTGGCAGCCCGCGGTCGGCCTGGAGAACGGCCACCTGCGCTTCACCGTGCGGCACGCCCCGACCAAGGCCCCGCCGAAGTACGACCCCAACGCGGTGGAGCTGTGGGGCTTCAAGAAGGACCCGCTGATGGCGTTGGTCGCGGCGGCGGTCCAGGCCAGGCTTCCGCACCCGGCCCGGGCCGCCGCCATCGACGTACGGAGAACACCGGACATACGACCGCAGACGCCTTCTTCTCCGGTCGGCTCCGCCGAGGACGGTCACGATGCCCTCCTGCGCCGGCTGCGCGAGCTCGGTGAGCTGCACCGCACGGGTGTCCTGACGGACGAGGAGTTCACGATGGCCAAGCAGGCGATCCTCGGGCGGATGTGA